ACCTTGAAGATATTTATCGTGAAATTGACAGGCTTGAAAAAACCAAAGTCAGCATGATAACTACTACACGATATGAGGAACGTTTTGGCTGGTTTGCAGGTCTTGCAGCCTTTGCTGTATTTCTGGAATTACTTCTGCGGTACACCGTGTTTAAGACACTGACATGATGCACTTTGAACATTCCCTTTTTCTCTTTTTTTTATTAACGGTCCCGCTGCTGGTATGGATATTTGTACTATTCCTTAAGTGGAAGACTTATTTCCTGAAAAAATTTGGTGACCCTGCCCTTGTGCTGCAACTGCTTCCCGGATACTCTGCAAAAAAAAACTTTATAAAATTTGGTGTACCGCTATGTGCTTTAATACTTATTCTTATAGCGATTGCAAATCCGCAAAGTTCCGGTATGAAGCAAAAGATAAAGCATGAGGGAATTGACCTGGCTATTGTGTTAGATGTTTCCAATAGTATGCTGGCAGAGGACGTTTCACCAAACCGTCTCGAAGTTGCCCGGCAATTCGCCGCTCGTCTTATTGAACACCGCACAGATGACCGGATCGCACTGATCACCTTCGCAGGGGTTCCGCAATTGCAATTACCGCTCACGGAGGATCATAGCGAAGTCCAGCTGATGCTAAAAACTGCTTCCACTGAAAATACAATGGAACAGGGATCAGACTTAGGGGCAGCTATTCTTGAAGCAGTAAAAGCGTTACCGGAAAATCAAAATCATTATAAGGCTATTGTATTGATCAGTGATGGTGAAGACCATGAGGAACAGGTAAAACAAGCTCTTAAAGAAGCGCAAAAAGAACACATCATGATCTGTACAGCAGGAACAGGAACTTTAAATGGCAAAGCCATACCGGTAAACACCGGAACACAGCAAATTTTTAAAAGAGATGATCATGGACAGGTAGTATTATCCAAACTGATCCCCTCCACCTTACAACAACTCGCGCGGGAAACTAATGGAATATATACAGAGATTGCTTCTGAAGAAAAATCACTGCAGCAAATTATAAAGCGGCTTAATGAAGTAAATAATAATATGTATGATGAACAGATTTTCGCAGCATACGATACCAAATTTCAATGGCTGGTAATTCCTGCACTGCTCTGCCTGATATTCGACCTGTTTATAAGCAATAAGAAAAGCAAATGGTTTAGTTGATGACTATCATCCGCGAAATAAAAAAAAGGATAAATCAAATAGCGATGATTGCCGCATTGTTACTAATAATTGCGGGAATCAATTCTCTTTATGCGCAATCAACACTAAAGCTTATTGAAAAGGGAAATTCAGCATATGCCAAAAAAGATTTCTTACAGGCAAAACAGTATTACAATGATGCAGTTAAATACGACAATATCCATCGATTTCCGGAAGCTGTTTTTAACCTGGGTAATGCTTTTTATAAATTGAAAGATTACGCTAATGCCACTATGCAATACAAGACCTTTATTACCATCCAGAAAGACAACGCTAAAAAAGCGCCGGGGTATTTTAATGTTGGAAATTGCCTGCTTGCACAAAAGAAATATGATGAAAGCATATTAGCCTATCAGGAAGCTGTTCGGCTGAATCCCCATGATGAGGAGGCGCGGTATAACCTTGCTTACGCTAATGCAATGATTCAGCAAGGAAGGCAATCTGCTATCCAGTTAAATAAAAGAAATCAAACGGAACTACAAATTCCTGAAATGGTTATACCTCCTCTCTCACCTGACGAATTAAAAAAATTAGAGGAAGCCATCAATAAGGATGAATTGCTAACGCAAAAACAATTGGTTCAGCATAACTTACTTGGCGGGCGAAAAAAAATTGTGAAAGATTGGTAGACACATTTTTTGTAAAGGCTAGTCAAATCTGATATCAGAAATATGGTTTAGTACTTACAAATTAATAAAATAAAAAAACATAGCTGCTTTGTGTTTACCAAAACAGCTATGCCTTAAGAAACTGTACCCTTAAAAATTAATCATCTTGCTGCATAGAAAAAATACTGCGCCGTATAGGGAACATTTACCTGCTCACCTTCGTGAGCAGCATCTGCACCTGTAGTGGGTGCTAAACCGCCTGTAGTATACAACCGCTGAATGTAAGTTATCTGCGTATAACTGTCCGGTTCTGAACTGGGCACTGCGCTGAGAAGCAACCACGGTACAGCGGTAATATCTTCTGTTATAGATTGCAATTTTAAGCCTACTACTTTTTTACCTTCCTTAGGGCCGGTGGTGGCTTCCCAGGTTGGACCAACATAGTGAATACCTACCTGTTCAGTATATGCCTGATCGGAATATAAAGTCGCATCCGGAGCTATAAACACCCACAGGAATACCGTAGAATCGGTTGTACTGCGTTCGCACTGGTAAATCTGAGAGCCTGTGGCATAAGCACTCCAAACTAATTTATTTCCTTCCGGAACCTGGATTATTTCAGGCACTATTGGGGCCTTTCTCAGATCTGTTGTTGAAGCAGCAACATTCGTATCATTTCCCATGGGGGAAAGATTTTCTTTTGAGCAGCTTGTGATCACAAGAGCAAAAAAAGCCATAAGCATCGCAACCCCGATATTTTTGGCTTTAAATATTTGACTTTTCATAAATTATTTGTTTTACTTTTTTGCCTACTCTGAATAGGATTTTCGGCTTCGTCCTTAAAGAAAATGGTTAGTTAATGTTTATTGATACTTTTAAATTTTCTGCAAGCATTTCATTCCTTGCTACTACCAAGGTTAGCACCTGATCACTATTTCTTAACGGTTGTAGAAGGAAGCATTCCCATTAATATGCCAGGCTTTTGGCGAAGAGAAGAAACCCTGTTTGAAGGCATATATTTAACCGGCTCTTGTAAATTGTCACAGGTTGAAGAAGACGTTTCAGTAAAAGCTAACACCTCAGTGATACCATCCGTATCCAATAAACTAAGGTTCACTGTATTTGCGAAACCTTCACTATCATATATGTAGGATGCTGAGATGGGACTAAATGTACCATCGGAATAATTCCATGTCCAGTTCAAAGGATTATTCCTGCAAAACATTCTGAAATAATCTGCTGGATCCACCTCAGAGTGAAACAAAATATATTTTATCCATTTACTGCCTGCCATAAAATTTCTATTGTTATCATAACCAGCTGCCTCATTAATAGTATAGCCGGGATTAAAAACAGTTCCGCCATTTTCCGCTCTTACCATAGCCCTTTTTACGTTTCCCAGCTTATTGTATGTATATATATATGCACCATTATATTCGGGAGATAACAAATTAGTAAATCCATCCTTGATAATTTGTCCCTGAATATTATATTGAAAACTATCAATAAATATCAATTCATCGTTAGGGGGGTCAGTTATACCTGGATAATAATAGTTTAGAACAGCAGGTAAAGGGCTGTTACCTTTATAAATAAAATCAAAGTGCACGCCGTCTGTACCATAATTAGATTTTATAAGACGATTCCTTACTATCGTACTCCATGGTTGCAGGAAAACCTCCATCAAAGCTCATGGAATCAGGATTACCTGCTGCGTTATAAAAAATATCGAGGGTATAACCAAACAAGTCATCCTCGGTATGGGTAACAAGGCAACGTGCGCTTGTACTACCATCATCTTGCTTATCTTCTGTCAATGTGCTTTCATCTGAGGTGTTTGGAGATAAAACTGATTTTTTACAGCTTGTAATAGAAAAGAGTAAAATGGCGATCAGCATTATTACAGCGGCCATTCTTGATTTAAGAATTTGATTTTTCATAAATTAGATATTTATTTTTTGCCTACTCTGGAAAGGATTTTCGGCTTCCTCCTAATATAATCTGTCAATATATATTGATAACAAAAGTAGCTTCCCGAACCGCTCACATCAAGTGCATGATGTGGTAGTGGTGCATTATTAGATATTATTTATTTATAATATTTGTAAAGAATATATTGAACGCTGAGAATAATAGGATATCAAAACGAAATGATAGTGAATGATAGATAAGAAAAGTCGAAGTCTTGCCAAAGGCTCCGACTGCTGGCAGTACAAGGATTAAATCTTAAACTGCCTGATAAAACGCATCAGTATTTATTTACCCGTCACAGTCATTTCAGTCACTGGCAACTGAAACTGCATTACAGAAAGGCAATGGCGTATTGAATAGGCATTGTTGCAGAAAATTCCAAGCATAGGCTTATCTGTAAAGGCAAAATCATAAATTGTAACAGAGGTTGCATTGTTTGCTGCTTCAATCCTGATCCAGCCATAAAAGAATTGACCATTTAAATTTAATTGTACTCCGATATAATTATCGGCAGTACGGATCCATGGGCCGTGTTTGCAGATTTTAACATGTTTGCTGCGTAACATAATGTGAGATGTCCACAACAGGTCAGCAGGCACTGTACACCACTTTTGATCTTTATTGATCATCGATCCGAAGTCGAGTGGCAATTGTGTGAAAGCATTGAAATTCAAAGGCACCAAAGAGATATAATCATCGGTAAAATTCACTGCTTCTGCACCTGCGGCTAATTCTTTTTTTTGCGTATGCTTAAGTATAAAATCAGGAATGCCATCACTGTTAATATCAATTACAAATGAATCAATAATGTTTTTAGGAGGAGTCAATAACGTGTATTTTACCTGTGCAGAAATATCGTATTGAAGTAACAGAGCAGTAAGAAAAATAAAAATGGTTTTCATAAAATTGTTTTAGATAGTTATATATTATATACGCCGTAAAGGTAAGGTGCTTAACAGGCCGGCTTCAAGTACATGAAGTGGTAGTGCCCAAAAGTATCAGATGCCGGAGTTAATCTATTTATGCCTTTGCTAAAATTTGCAGAGCGATTAACTCGCCGGAAAGCTTACTGGTAGTTTTCGGAAAGAAGTTATTAAAATATCAAAAATCTTCCTTACAGAAGATTCTTGAATTGCGATTATCAATTTCTATTCGCCATAAATGCGAAGAGAAAAAAACCATTATAAACTTATAGGAAATTCTCTTCACAGTTTGAAAACGATAGGCAGCAGGCAGTACGATTTTACACTTATGCCATTAACTTTTTTAGAAATCCAATCCGGCATGCTATTCACAACACGGAGCGCTTCGTTATCAAAACCGTAACTTGATTTGTTTCCAACTATACTTGCATTAGATATTCCATCGATACCTGGCATATGAATATCCATAAGCACTACATCAGGAGGAGCAAGGTTGAGATCTTTAACCAGATTATTGCAATCAGGATAAGCACCATATAATTCAAAGCCGGGCGTACACTCTATTACCTGCGACAGTCCATTAAGCAGGGATTTGTTGTCTTCAAAGATTGATATTTTAACAGGGGTTTGTTCTATTACATGCGGTTTATTCTTTATGAAGACAAATCCCTGATAAAAATTTTACTCATTGTTAAAAAATTCTTTCGATAGGACAAACAAAAACAAGATGCAGGTTGCTAAATAATATTCTCAAAAAAAAAATGCTTAATTATTGTTAGTCTATTAACTACAGCTAAAAGTGTTTAGCAAAAACGAGGTTGATTCATACTAGGGGGCCGGGAAGGAAAGCTGAATGACAGTACCTTTTCCTATTGCTGTTTGAACCATAAATTTGCCACGCATCTCATCAATGCGTTTTTTCATGTTTATCAATCCGTTTCCGGGTCCATAATTATTAAGATCAAAACCAATTCCCACATCTGCAATTTCCATATTCAGCACTTTTCCTTCAAGTCCTATTTTGATCGAGCAATTCTTTCCCCCAGAATATTTTGCTACGTTATTTACAGCTTCTTTAAAAATAAGATAGAGATTTTTTCTTTTCTCCATAGATAGCTTTAATCCTGATAAGGAAGCAGATGACTCAAATGTGAGAGCCATATTCTTAGCTTCCAGAATAGCTGATGCAAAAGTTCGCATGCGCTGAAGAATATTTTCAAAGCGATCGTTATCAGGATTTATTGCCCACACGATATCGCTCATAGATTCAATGGTATTACGTGAATTTTCGTTTATAGTATCCAATAGCGATGAAGCTTTCGGAGAATGGTTTTTTACTTCCTCATTTGCAAGCTCACTGTAAATTGCAATACTGCTTAAGGTACTTCCGATATCATCGTGAAGATCGCTCGCAATCTTATTCCGTACATGTTGGAGCTTTAGAATTTGATTCAGCCTGTAGCGGTAAAGGACATACAGTGTGAGTACCAACATCAAAAAACACAATATATAAAACCACCATGTGTTCCAGAATGGAGGATTAATAGTAATATGGATTGCAGTACCATCTTCATTCCATACACCATCGTTATTGCTCGCTTTCACCAGGAAATTATAATTGCCCGGAGGAAGACTGGTATAAGTTGCTATCCTGTTTTTATAATCTGTTGTATGCCAATCCTTATCAAATCCATCAAGCTTAAAAGCAAATAGGTTTTTTTCAGGATTAATAAAGCTCATTGCTGTGAATTCAAATGTGAAAACATTTTGGTTATAACAGAGCCGGATATCTTTGGTGTTGGAAATCGAAGTACTCAGAATTTTTGTCGGATCACCTGGAGTCACTGATTTATAAAAACAATCTGAAATCGGTAATAACCACCGGGGGCTTTCTGGTATTCGGATTCAGATTATCCGGGTTAACCATGATAATACCTTTGCTGCAGCTGAACAGCATGCGGCCATCATTCATTTTCAGACAAGCACTTTTTTCGAAATGTGTTGTAGGTAATCCATCCGTTTCATCAAATGAACGAATCCGGGTTAAAGCAAAATGATCAAAGGTTAATTTACAGATCCCGGCTAAAGTACCAATCCAGATATGCGAATTGTTGTCTTCAAGAATGCTGCTCACAGAATTGCCGGGAAGCCCGTCGCCTGCAGCATAACTTACGAATCCATTAGCCTCTCTGTTGAAAATGTTTAATCCTGCATCCTCCGTGCCTATCCAAACATTTTCGTCAGCATCAATATAGACGCTATTAATATAATCACTTCCTATGCTGTGAATATTATTGATATCATGGTGGTACCATGTCAATTTTTTGCTAAGTGGTCGATAGGTAAGTAAACCCTCCCTGGTTCCAATCCATATTACACCCTCACCATCTTCGGCAATAGAAGTAATGATTCCCGTGAAGGGATCTGGTACTTCTTCAGTGCGAAATAATACGGTGCTATTTTTATCCGGGTCAAATAAAAAGAGACCATTACATGTTC
The genomic region above belongs to Chitinophagales bacterium and contains:
- a CDS encoding DUF3455 domain-containing protein encodes the protein MKSQIFKAKNIGVAMLMAFFALVITSCSKENLSPMGNDTNVAASTTDLRKAPIVPEIIQVPEGNKLVWSAYATGSQIYQCERSTTDSTVFLWVFIAPDATLYSDQAYTEQVGIHYVGPTWEATTGPKEGKKVVGLKLQSITEDITAVPWLLLSAVPSSEPDSYTQITYIQRLYTTGGLAPTTGADAAHEGEQVNVPYTAQYFFYAAR
- a CDS encoding VWA domain-containing protein, with product MMHFEHSLFLFFLLTVPLLVWIFVLFLKWKTYFLKKFGDPALVLQLLPGYSAKKNFIKFGVPLCALILILIAIANPQSSGMKQKIKHEGIDLAIVLDVSNSMLAEDVSPNRLEVARQFAARLIEHRTDDRIALITFAGVPQLQLPLTEDHSEVQLMLKTASTENTMEQGSDLGAAILEAVKALPENQNHYKAIVLISDGEDHEEQVKQALKEAQKEHIMICTAGTGTLNGKAIPVNTGTQQIFKRDDHGQVVLSKLIPSTLQQLARETNGIYTEIASEEKSLQQIIKRLNEVNNNMYDEQIFAAYDTKFQWLVIPALLCLIFDLFISNKKSKWFS
- a CDS encoding response regulator, producing the protein MKNKPHVIEQTPVKISIFEDNKSLLNGLSQVIECTPGFELYGAYPDCNNLVKDLNLAPPDVVLMDIHMPGIDGISNASIVGNKSSYGFDNEALRVVNSMPDWISKKVNGISVKSYCLLPIVFKL
- a CDS encoding tetratricopeptide repeat protein — its product is MTIIREIKKRINQIAMIAALLLIIAGINSLYAQSTLKLIEKGNSAYAKKDFLQAKQYYNDAVKYDNIHRFPEAVFNLGNAFYKLKDYANATMQYKTFITIQKDNAKKAPGYFNVGNCLLAQKKYDESILAYQEAVRLNPHDEEARYNLAYANAMIQQGRQSAIQLNKRNQTELQIPEMVIPPLSPDELKKLEEAINKDELLTQKQLVQHNLLGGRKKIVKDW